Proteins encoded within one genomic window of Sphaerotilus montanus:
- the iscU gene encoding Fe-S cluster assembly scaffold IscU: MAYSDKVIDHYENPRNVGGFDKGDEDVGTGMVGAPACGDVMKLQIKVNPATGLIEDAKFKTYGCGSAIASSSLVTEWVKGRTLDEALTIKNTQIAEELALPPVKIHCSILAEDAIKAAVDDYKARHGTAAATAQ, encoded by the coding sequence ATGGCATACAGCGACAAGGTCATCGACCATTACGAAAATCCCCGCAACGTGGGCGGCTTCGACAAGGGTGACGAGGATGTGGGCACCGGCATGGTCGGCGCGCCGGCCTGCGGTGACGTGATGAAGCTGCAGATCAAGGTCAACCCGGCCACCGGGCTGATCGAGGACGCCAAGTTCAAGACCTACGGCTGCGGCTCGGCGATCGCGTCGTCGTCGCTGGTGACGGAATGGGTCAAGGGCCGCACGCTCGACGAGGCCCTGACGATCAAGAACACCCAGATCGCCGAGGAACTCGCGCTGCCGCCGGTCAAGATCCATTGCTCGATCCTGGCCGAAGATGCGATCAAGGCCGCTGTCGATGACTACAAGGCCCGCCACGGCACGGCCGCGGCCACGGCCCAATGA
- the iscA gene encoding iron-sulfur cluster assembly protein IscA, with protein MAVTLSESAARHVSRYIARRGKGVGVRLGVKTTGCSGLAYKLEYADEIAPEDVVFEDRGVKVLIDPKSLPYLEGTELDFVREGLNEGFKFHNPREKDRCGCGESFRV; from the coding sequence ATGGCCGTCACGCTCTCCGAATCGGCGGCACGCCACGTGTCGCGCTACATCGCCCGCCGGGGCAAGGGTGTGGGCGTCCGCCTGGGTGTCAAGACGACGGGCTGCTCGGGCCTGGCCTACAAGCTGGAATACGCCGACGAGATCGCGCCCGAGGACGTCGTGTTCGAGGACCGCGGCGTCAAGGTGCTGATCGACCCGAAAAGCCTGCCCTACCTCGAAGGCACCGAACTCGACTTCGTGCGCGAAGGCCTGAACGAAGGTTTCAAATTCCACAATCCGCGCGAGAAGGACCGTTGCGGTTGTGGGGAATCCTTCCGGGTCTGA
- the hscB gene encoding Fe-S protein assembly co-chaperone HscB — MKLTDHDFDLFGLPMRFAQDRVALDARWKALQTEVHPDRFASEGGTAQRVAMQWAIRVNEAYQRLKDPLKRAAYLCELHGAPIGAENNTAMPGAFLMQQMEWREALDEARTLDAVEALADDVVAHERRLQQQLATLIDERQDWPAAAAQVRALMFVVRFAADVDRRLDALGQ; from the coding sequence ATGAAACTCACTGACCACGACTTCGACCTCTTCGGCCTGCCGATGCGGTTTGCGCAGGACCGCGTGGCACTCGATGCCCGCTGGAAAGCGCTGCAGACCGAGGTCCACCCCGACCGTTTCGCCAGCGAGGGCGGCACCGCCCAGCGCGTGGCCATGCAGTGGGCGATCCGGGTCAACGAGGCCTACCAGCGCCTGAAGGATCCGCTCAAGCGCGCGGCCTACCTCTGCGAGCTGCACGGTGCGCCGATCGGAGCAGAGAACAACACCGCCATGCCAGGCGCCTTCCTGATGCAGCAGATGGAATGGCGCGAGGCGCTCGACGAGGCCCGCACGCTGGACGCGGTCGAAGCGCTGGCCGATGACGTGGTCGCCCACGAGCGCCGCCTGCAGCAGCAGCTGGCCACCCTGATCGACGAGCGCCAGGACTGGCCGGCCGCGGCCGCGCAGGTCCGGGCGCTCATGTTTGTCGTGCGCTTCGCCGCCGACGTCGACCGGCGCCTTGACGCGCTGGGACAATAG